From the Acidobacteriota bacterium genome, the window GGCATCCGCACTTTTTCGCGCACACGCCGCATGCCGTGCAAACCGTACACGGGGTCTTCCAAGTAATCGTTGTTGATGTCTTCGATGGCTTGGCCAAAGCGTATGGCTTGTTCGGTGGACATCACGCCGTTGCAATCGTAGCGGAACCGGTCGCCCTTCAAGCTTTCCGCGACAGCTCGGTAACATTCCAGTTCGTAGTCGGGGTGAAAGACGCCGCCCTTCAATTTGTGCGAGGTAAACCCGTACTGCGTTTTCAGTTCGCGCGCGTTCGCAACCAACTGATCAACCGTGCGAACTTCGCCGCTGCCGTCTTTCGCATTTGGGTAACGGAAAAACAGATACGTGGCGAAGGGAACGCGGTCTTGCAAGCGCCCGCCCAAAATCTCCGACACGGGCACACCCCACTTTTGCCCAAGAATGTCCAAACAGGCGAATTCCAGCGCAGCCAGAATTTGCGTGCGGTTGTTGTAAAGCGACGCCGTCGGATTGGCGATCAGAAAGCGCATTTCTTCCAGCCGCGCTGGATCGTGACCGACTAGATAGCTTTTCATCGCGCGAAACGTAGCTTCGGCAGATTCGCCTCCGCCGCCCATTTCGCCGAGGCCCGTAATGCCTTCGTCTGTTTCGACTTCGACGATCGTGCGGACGAATCTGCCCCAATGACAACCATTGCCGTGGCGTAGCGGCGCTTCCAAAGGGACGGTGACGGTGGTGGCTTTGATGTCAGTGATTTTCATGGTTTACCAAGGTAGACTTTTTGCCTTGTACTCCTCCAAAGTCTTTCCAGGCTTCTCTACGCCCGCAGGCAAAGGCCGCTTCGAGAAAGTCTGAAAGTACAGCAAACAGGCGTCGCGCCAATATGCGGCATCACGTTCCTGAACCGCCAGCTTTTTGGCGACAACGGCGTGACGTTCGGCGTCAATCACTCCGGAAAGCGCATCCCAATCCTTGCGCGCAGCCCGCACCCAATCCACGCCGCGCTGGTAATGCAGCGCCAGCTCATCCCAAAAGATGCGCCCAGATTTCATGCGGTAATCCCACGGTACATGATGAAACCAGACCAGATACTTTTCCGGGCAGGTTTTCAAATTGGCAAACTGATTGCGAACCGGCGGGTGGTATTGGCTGACAGAATTGCTGCCGGTTTTCGTGCGGTCGAATCCCAGGCCTTTTTCATCGGCGCGATGGTAATAGGTCGGATTCCAATCGTCGCGTTTTTCTTTGTTCCACCACGGAGCCGGGCCGTAATGATGCCCCGCCCACATAATGTGATGCAGCCCGAGCGGCGTCATGTAATCCACCACAGCTTCGTGCGATTCGACCAAAATGCGCGTGATTGTGGCGACAGCTTTGGCTTCGCGCGTCAAGGTTTGACGAATCCATTCATCGGCAATTTGCCGCGAAGTCAAATCGGGATTCCACGCCAACCGCCCAAAAGCGTACCAGTTGGATTGCGTCAGGTCTTGTCCCGTCCAATTGCGGTCGGAACCAGTGTTTGCGACGCCCGCAATTCCGGTCAACCGCTGTTTGTACAAACTGCCGTCCACAACTTTGGTTACCGTCGAGCCAGCGCCGTTGGCATAGGTATCGGCATTCAAAAACTCCCGCCACATCGGCGCGAGGAACGCCAGATTGTTGGCTTGCCCCAGATATTCCTGTGTGATTTGCAGTTCGGGCATCAACTGTGTTTTCGGCATTCCCCCGAAAAGCGGATGAAAGGGTTCGCGCGGCTGAAAATCTATCGGGCCGTTTTTGACTTGCAGTAAGACGTTCGGCGCAAATTTGCCGTCGAAGGGTTGCAGATTGTCATAGGCCGCAGCGGCGCGGTCGTAGCCCTCTTTCATGTCGTAAACAAACGCGCGCCAGATGACGATGCCGTTGTGTGGCGCGACGGCATCAGCGAGCATATTCGCTCCATCCACGTGGTCGCGGTTGTACGTGCGCGGGCCAGGTTGACCTTCGCTGTTGGCTTTGACCAGAAAGCCGCCGAAATCGTGGATCAGCGCGTAAATCTCGTCCGCTTTCTGTTTCCACCACGCGGCGACTTCGGCGTTCAGCGGATCGGCGGTTTTCAATCCGCCAAGTTCCATCGGCGCGGAAAAACGTGCGGACAAAAACACACGAATGCCGTACGGTCGAAAGACATTGGCGATGGCCGCTGCCTTGCGCAGATATTCGGCGTTCAGGCTTTTGGCGTTCGCGTTGACGTTGTTCAGCGCCGTGGCATTGATGCCAATCGAAGCATTTGCGCGGGCGTAATCCCGCAATCGCGGATCAACCTTGTCGGGCAATTCCTGCCAGTTCCACAGCGAGCGTCCCGCGTAACCGCGTTCGATGCTGCCGTCCAGGTTATCCCAGTGGTTGAGCATTCGCAGTTGCAGGCGCGGTTTTTCGATGATGTTCAGATTGCTGATGGGCTTCTGCGTTTGCAGCAAGCGCAGGAAATGAAATGCGCCGTACAAGGTTCCGATGTCGGCGTTCGCTGCGATGATCGTCACGGCGTGTCCGCTGAGTTTGGCGGAACGTATGACAAAGCCTTCGTTTCCCAGTGTCGCCAACGGCAGTTTCAAGCCAGCGATCAACGGCGAAGTTTGCGGCGTGCCAACCACAACTGCGCCATCGCGTTCGACGCTTTCAGCACTGGCAATGGGTCGTCCCAGCAAGCCGCTGCAACCGGCAACGAGTTCATCCCGCGTAGCTTTCGCTGTGGCGGAATTGCCCGACACGATAATTGACGTGATGGCTGGGCGCGCATTTGCTGGCAATGGCTCGTAACGCAGCCACAAACGATAGCCGTCCTCAGCAAACACAGCCGTTGCCGCAAACAGCAACAGGACGGTCAGAAAACTTGCCGCCTTGCACGAAAGTGTGTGGGTCATGATGGTTGAAATGTCGTGTGGCCGGTGACACCTTCGGAAGTGCGGTGACTCACCAAAATGCTTACCTGGAATTTTGACGAGTCACTGCACTCGATTGAAGGTACGGTGACTCGTCCAATTGCTTACCTGAAAATTTGGTCAAATCACTGTACTCCAAAGGCATTGCCAACGCGAAGCGCTTAGAAGGAGACACGGGCACCGAAGCGCCACTGGCGCGCCTGGTTTGGACCCGTGGTTCCCGTGACGAAGCCAAAGTTCCCGTTGTTGATGTCAGATGTCGGGTTGGCGAAATTTGCGTGGTTGGTCGCGTTCAGCGCTTCCGCGCGAAGCTGGAATTGCACCCGCTCCGTGATCAAGATCGTGCGGTAGATGCTCCAGTCCGTTTCGAAAAAGCCCGGCCCGCGCAACGTGTTTCTGCCCACGGTTCCGAAACGCGCGCCATTTTCCGGCGCCCAGGCGCAACCTGTCGTGCAATTCACTCCCTGAATCGTCAGCCCTTGCACAGTGTTGTCGAACCAGGGCCCGGCGGCAGAACCACGCTGCGAAGGTGTTCCAATTCCGCCCGACGTGCGGATCACAGGATTGAGCTGATTGGGCACCTGGCCGCTGCCGCCCGCCAGTAAGTTCGGAGCGCTGCCTTGCACGACATAAACTGGCAATCCGCTCATAATGCTCATCACGCCGCTCACCTGGAAGCCGCCGAACAGCTTGCTCGCCCAACCATCGCGCGCCCAGTGTTGGCCTTTGCCGAACGGCAGATCATGAACCCCGTACATCTGTAGGTTTTGCGC encodes:
- a CDS encoding mandelate racemase, producing the protein MKITDIKATTVTVPLEAPLRHGNGCHWGRFVRTIVEVETDEGITGLGEMGGGGESAEATFRAMKSYLVGHDPARLEEMRFLIANPTASLYNNRTQILAALEFACLDILGQKWGVPVSEILGGRLQDRVPFATYLFFRYPNAKDGSGEVRTVDQLVANARELKTQYGFTSHKLKGGVFHPDYELECYRAVAESLKGDRFRYDCNGVMSTEQAIRFGQAIEDINNDYLEDPVYGLHGMRRVREKVRMPLSTNTVVINFEQLAANILNTAVDVILLDTTFWGGIRPCVKAAGICETFQLGVAVHSSGELGIQLATMLHLGAVIPNLSFAADAHYHHLTDDIIVGGKLKYENGSIAVPTAPGLGVKLNRDKLGEYSELYKRLGGYPYDQDPLRPGWTPTIPNNRWADPKDDRRPDNIRF
- a CDS encoding alpha-glucuronidase translates to MTHTLSCKAASFLTVLLLFAATAVFAEDGYRLWLRYEPLPANARPAITSIIVSGNSATAKATRDELVAGCSGLLGRPIASAESVERDGAVVVGTPQTSPLIAGLKLPLATLGNEGFVIRSAKLSGHAVTIIAANADIGTLYGAFHFLRLLQTQKPISNLNIIEKPRLQLRMLNHWDNLDGSIERGYAGRSLWNWQELPDKVDPRLRDYARANASIGINATALNNVNANAKSLNAEYLRKAAAIANVFRPYGIRVFLSARFSAPMELGGLKTADPLNAEVAAWWKQKADEIYALIHDFGGFLVKANSEGQPGPRTYNRDHVDGANMLADAVAPHNGIVIWRAFVYDMKEGYDRAAAAYDNLQPFDGKFAPNVLLQVKNGPIDFQPREPFHPLFGGMPKTQLMPELQITQEYLGQANNLAFLAPMWREFLNADTYANGAGSTVTKVVDGSLYKQRLTGIAGVANTGSDRNWTGQDLTQSNWYAFGRLAWNPDLTSRQIADEWIRQTLTREAKAVATITRILVESHEAVVDYMTPLGLHHIMWAGHHYGPAPWWNKEKRDDWNPTYYHRADEKGLGFDRTKTGSNSVSQYHPPVRNQFANLKTCPEKYLVWFHHVPWDYRMKSGRIFWDELALHYQRGVDWVRAARKDWDALSGVIDAERHAVVAKKLAVQERDAAYWRDACLLYFQTFSKRPLPAGVEKPGKTLEEYKAKSLPW